The following are encoded in a window of Thermoanaerobacter ethanolicus JW 200 genomic DNA:
- the mltG gene encoding endolytic transglycosylase MltG, producing MNNVEYKRKSRFAVVITTIIFLFFSAFVYYQSFFQPVTTKSDAPQKIINIPKGYSTVQIAKVLKENNLIKNEWFFIWRAKVLGADGKLQAGKYLLSPNMTTDQIIEKIFAGKAQKDTIKVTIPEGYSVKDIANKLSQLGLVNKDKFLEVAQKDTFNYDFLKDIPKDRPSRLEGYLFPDTYQIPIEAGEKEIINIMLKRFQQVYNSTIKDNAKYVGMTPDQIVIIASLIEKEAVVDKDRPLIAGVIYNRLKKHMKLQIDATVQYALGEHKDKLLYKDLEVDSPYNTYQHYGLPIGPICNPGLKSIKAALFPAKHDFYYYVAKKDGSHIFSITYEDHLKAQKEIEANENNNTK from the coding sequence ATGAATAATGTCGAATACAAAAGAAAAAGTAGATTTGCTGTGGTAATAACGACTATAATTTTTTTGTTTTTCTCTGCTTTTGTATACTATCAAAGCTTTTTTCAACCAGTAACTACAAAAAGTGATGCGCCTCAAAAGATTATAAATATTCCAAAAGGGTATTCTACCGTGCAAATAGCTAAGGTGTTAAAGGAGAATAATTTAATTAAGAATGAGTGGTTTTTTATATGGAGAGCAAAAGTTTTAGGTGCTGATGGAAAATTACAAGCAGGAAAATATCTTTTAAGCCCTAACATGACTACTGATCAAATAATAGAAAAAATATTTGCAGGTAAAGCACAAAAGGATACAATAAAAGTGACAATTCCGGAAGGTTATTCTGTTAAAGATATAGCCAATAAGTTATCGCAATTAGGCTTAGTAAATAAAGATAAATTTTTAGAAGTTGCACAAAAAGATACTTTTAACTACGATTTTTTAAAAGACATACCTAAAGATAGACCAAGTAGATTAGAAGGGTATCTTTTTCCCGATACTTATCAAATACCTATAGAGGCTGGCGAAAAAGAAATAATAAATATTATGCTTAAAAGGTTTCAACAAGTTTATAATAGTACTATAAAGGATAATGCAAAATATGTAGGAATGACACCTGATCAAATTGTGATAATAGCTTCTCTGATAGAAAAAGAGGCTGTGGTAGATAAGGACAGACCTCTAATTGCAGGTGTTATATACAACCGTTTGAAAAAACATATGAAACTACAAATAGATGCTACTGTACAATACGCATTAGGGGAACACAAGGATAAGCTTTTGTACAAAGATTTGGAGGTAGATTCCCCTTACAATACCTACCAACACTATGGACTTCCTATAGGTCCCATTTGTAATCCTGGACTTAAATCTATTAAAGCAGCTCTTTTTCCAGCTAAGCATGACTTTTACTATTATGTTGCAAAGAAAGATGGGTCTCATATTTTCAGTATAACTTATGAAGACCATTTAAAAGCTCAGAAAGAAATTGAAGCAAATGAAAATAATAATACTAAATGA
- a CDS encoding O-methyltransferase, translating to MEITPNDIKFIRWIAHKFGYPLDEMEKYAYENYIPIAKPEVADFLSFIVKLKKPNNILEIGTAIGYSTIIMAKAYSEVSVVTIERDINLAEIAKENFKKAKVEDRIELICGEAQQVLPNLTKMYDLIFVDAAKGQYIEFYKELKRLLSKEGVILWDNILYKGYVVNEKNVKHKRRTIVYRMREFIEILYQDKTLYTVILPLGDGLAVSFKEE from the coding sequence ATGGAAATAACTCCAAATGATATAAAATTTATAAGATGGATAGCTCATAAATTTGGATATCCTTTAGATGAGATGGAGAAATATGCCTACGAAAATTATATCCCTATTGCAAAACCGGAGGTCGCTGATTTTTTAAGCTTTATTGTGAAGCTAAAAAAGCCTAACAATATATTAGAGATAGGTACTGCTATTGGCTATTCTACTATAATAATGGCAAAAGCTTATTCAGAAGTTAGTGTAGTCACTATTGAAAGGGATATAAATTTGGCTGAAATAGCTAAAGAAAATTTTAAGAAAGCAAAAGTAGAAGATAGAATCGAGCTTATTTGTGGAGAAGCACAGCAAGTTCTTCCAAATTTAACTAAGATGTACGATTTGATTTTTGTAGATGCGGCGAAAGGGCAATATATAGAATTTTACAAAGAACTGAAAAGACTTTTAAGCAAAGAGGGCGTAATCTTGTGGGACAATATTTTGTATAAGGGATATGTTGTAAATGAGAAAAATGTAAAACATAAGAGAAGAACTATTGTGTACAGAATGCGAGAATTTATAGAAATATTATATCAAGATAAAACTTTGTACACGGTAATTTTGCCTTTAGGAGACGGATTAGCGGTAAGCTTTAAGGAGGAATAA
- a CDS encoding peptidase U32 family protein, producing MLELLAPVGDLERLKIAINYGADAVYFGGKHYSLRASVGLTLEEIKEAIKYVRKSGKKAYITINIFPHNEDLEGLPEYIKSVVDLGIDAIILSDPGIFSIVKEVAPEVDVHISTQANNVNYKSALFWHNLGAKRIILARELSLKEIKEIREKTPKTLELEAFVHGAMCISYSGRCLLSNYLTGRDSNKGECAQPCRWKYYLVEEKRPGEYMPIFEDERGTYIMNSKDLCMIEYIPELVEAGVTSFKIEGRNKSAYYVAVVTRAYRKAIDDYLEKGKDYVFDKKLLEEVSKASHRGFTTGFYFGKPGPDAQNYESSKYIRTHDFVGIVKDYDPNTGIAVVEQRNRMFVGDKIEIMGPKVEFEQQIEKMWDEEGNEIEVAPHPQMIVKIPVKYPVEEFFILRREIKN from the coding sequence ATGTTAGAGCTTTTGGCACCAGTTGGAGATTTGGAAAGATTAAAAATAGCTATAAATTACGGAGCAGATGCGGTATATTTTGGAGGGAAACATTATAGTTTAAGGGCTTCTGTTGGTTTGACTCTTGAAGAGATAAAAGAAGCAATAAAATATGTGAGGAAAAGTGGAAAAAAAGCATATATTACTATAAATATCTTTCCCCACAATGAGGATTTGGAAGGATTGCCTGAATACATTAAATCAGTTGTTGACCTTGGCATAGATGCTATTATTCTTTCTGACCCAGGGATTTTTTCTATTGTAAAAGAAGTAGCTCCTGAAGTAGATGTTCATATAAGTACGCAAGCAAATAATGTGAATTATAAAAGTGCTCTGTTTTGGCATAATTTAGGTGCAAAAAGAATAATTTTGGCAAGGGAACTATCTTTAAAAGAGATAAAAGAGATAAGAGAGAAGACACCAAAAACTTTAGAATTAGAGGCATTTGTCCACGGGGCTATGTGCATTTCTTACTCAGGAAGGTGCCTTTTAAGCAATTACCTTACAGGAAGAGATTCTAATAAAGGTGAATGTGCACAACCTTGCCGGTGGAAATATTATCTTGTAGAAGAAAAAAGGCCAGGAGAGTATATGCCCATTTTCGAAGATGAAAGGGGCACATATATTATGAATTCTAAAGACCTATGCATGATAGAGTACATTCCAGAACTTGTTGAGGCTGGAGTTACAAGTTTTAAAATTGAGGGAAGAAACAAAAGTGCCTACTATGTTGCTGTAGTGACACGGGCTTACAGAAAGGCGATTGACGATTACCTTGAAAAAGGAAAAGATTATGTTTTTGACAAAAAACTTCTTGAAGAGGTTTCTAAAGCAAGTCACAGAGGATTTACCACAGGGTTTTATTTTGGCAAACCAGGTCCTGATGCTCAAAATTATGAGTCTTCAAAATATATACGGACTCATGATTTTGTAGGAATTGTTAAAGATTATGACCCAAATACAGGAATTGCTGTTGTAGAGCAAAGAAATAGGATGTTTGTGGGAGATAAAATTGAGATTATGGGTCCTAAAGTAGAGTTTGAGCAGCAAATTGAAAAAATGTGGGATGAAGAAGGAAATGAGATTGAAGTAGCTCCCCATCCTCAAATGATAGTGAAAATTCCTGTAAAGTATCCTGTAGAAGAATTTTTTATACTGCGTCGAGAAATTAAAAATTAG
- a CDS encoding peptidoglycan D,D-transpeptidase FtsI family protein, with product MENRNYRIVFLRVVLSILTLTLIFRLFYIQVIKGDFYSQKAVEQKIRSFKILERRGEIYDRNMIPFTDREYKEYIFAIPKMLTDKEKAAKVISEIAAVNCEDVLKSLKSAKDYVEYEVKFNSNNKLPIGIFKLALPQRYSQNSLARHVIGYVGEKKMGLEDTFNEILNSKREDSIAVFTDGNNTDYIKGLGVRLKTSGKEVLGVKTTLDYHIQKSVEDALDKNMVDGAAVVLDIKTGDILAMASRPNFDQNNIQAYLNSSNEEFINKAVSMYPPGSIFKIVIAAAALEYNKVNLQDTFYCSGSYDINGIVFHDYKGESHGVINMVKGFAVSCNTTFIKIGQITGAKNILEMARKFGIESDDGLPIPEQIGRLPKLSDTYGAGIGNLSIGQGDVLMTPLQAADIAATIANNGVRNVPRLVTAIVDEEGKEIEKLSQKKSYRVISEKTAKILKGMMREVVIDQEGTGKRAETTYGSAGKTGSAEVSKELNIYHAWFTGFVPFDKPKYAISIFVKNGDTGGTKAAPLFKEIAEEIMKY from the coding sequence ATGGAAAATAGAAATTATAGGATTGTTTTTTTGAGGGTAGTTTTGTCAATTTTAACGTTAACATTGATTTTTAGGCTTTTTTACATTCAGGTAATCAAAGGAGATTTTTATTCTCAAAAAGCAGTGGAACAAAAAATTAGAAGCTTTAAAATTTTGGAGAGAAGAGGAGAAATATACGACAGGAATATGATTCCTTTTACTGATAGAGAATATAAAGAATATATATTTGCGATACCTAAAATGTTAACTGACAAAGAAAAAGCCGCTAAGGTTATAAGTGAAATTGCCGCAGTAAACTGTGAGGATGTGTTAAAATCCTTAAAAAGTGCAAAAGATTATGTGGAATATGAAGTTAAATTTAACTCAAACAACAAATTACCTATAGGCATTTTTAAGTTAGCTTTGCCTCAAAGGTATTCGCAAAATTCTTTAGCAAGACATGTAATAGGGTATGTAGGAGAGAAAAAGATGGGTTTAGAAGATACTTTTAATGAAATTTTAAATAGCAAAAGGGAAGATAGCATTGCAGTGTTTACTGATGGGAATAATACTGATTATATAAAAGGGTTAGGAGTAAGGTTAAAAACTTCTGGAAAAGAAGTTTTGGGGGTAAAAACTACTCTTGATTATCACATACAAAAGTCAGTAGAAGATGCTCTTGACAAGAATATGGTAGATGGAGCAGCAGTGGTATTAGATATAAAAACAGGTGATATACTTGCAATGGCAAGTAGGCCTAATTTTGACCAAAATAATATTCAAGCTTATTTAAATAGCTCTAACGAAGAATTTATAAACAAAGCTGTCTCAATGTATCCACCTGGCTCTATTTTTAAAATTGTAATAGCTGCTGCAGCGTTAGAATATAATAAAGTGAATTTACAGGATACTTTTTATTGCAGTGGTAGTTATGATATAAATGGAATAGTATTTCACGATTACAAAGGAGAAAGTCATGGAGTAATAAACATGGTAAAAGGTTTTGCAGTTTCCTGCAATACTACTTTTATAAAGATTGGGCAAATAACAGGGGCCAAAAATATTTTGGAGATGGCGAGAAAATTTGGAATAGAAAGTGATGATGGTCTGCCAATACCTGAGCAAATAGGGAGATTGCCTAAATTGTCTGATACTTATGGAGCAGGTATTGGGAATTTGTCAATAGGGCAAGGAGATGTGCTGATGACGCCTCTTCAAGCAGCTGATATCGCAGCGACAATAGCTAATAACGGTGTTAGGAATGTTCCACGTTTAGTGACTGCAATAGTTGATGAAGAAGGGAAAGAAATTGAAAAATTGTCTCAGAAAAAGTCTTACAGAGTGATAAGCGAAAAAACAGCCAAAATTTTAAAAGGAATGATGAGAGAAGTGGTTATTGACCAAGAAGGGACAGGAAAAAGGGCTGAGACTACCTATGGCAGTGCTGGTAAAACAGGTTCTGCTGAAGTTAGCAAGGAGCTAAATATATATCATGCTTGGTTTACAGGTTTTGTTCCTTTTGATAAGCCTAAATATGCAATTTCGATTTTTGTAAAAAATGGAGATACTGGAGGAACTAAAGCTGCCCCTCTTTTTAAAGAAATAGCGGAGGAAATAATGAAATATTGA
- the sigK gene encoding RNA polymerase sporulation sigma factor SigK produces MWEVVVAILASIVKEILNLGYLTNTNSFPNPLTPEEEKKYLEAYRNGDEEARNILIERNLRLVAHVVKKYSGTGKDIDDLISIGTIGLIKAISTFDSSKGTHLATYAARCIENEILMSIRAEKKMKGEIFLQDPIGVDKEGNEISLMDVLGTEEDEISEQVEKKLQIKKLYSKMNSVLKNRERLIIEMRYGLYNGKVRTQREIAKMLGISRSYVSRIEKKALNKLFKELSM; encoded by the coding sequence ATGTGGGAAGTTGTTGTTGCAATTTTGGCATCAATTGTAAAGGAAATCTTAAATCTTGGTTACTTGACAAACACCAACTCTTTTCCCAATCCACTTACTCCAGAAGAGGAAAAAAAATATTTAGAAGCTTATAGAAACGGTGATGAGGAAGCGAGGAATATTTTAATAGAGAGGAACTTGAGATTGGTAGCCCATGTAGTAAAAAAATACAGTGGAACTGGTAAAGATATAGACGACTTGATATCTATTGGAACAATAGGGCTTATAAAAGCAATTTCTACTTTTGATTCCTCTAAAGGTACACATCTTGCCACATATGCAGCTAGATGTATAGAAAATGAAATACTTATGTCTATACGAGCGGAAAAAAAGATGAAAGGAGAGATTTTTTTACAGGATCCTATTGGTGTTGATAAAGAGGGCAATGAGATATCTTTGATGGATGTACTTGGCACAGAGGAAGATGAAATATCAGAGCAAGTGGAGAAAAAACTTCAAATTAAAAAGTTGTACAGTAAAATGAACAGCGTTTTAAAAAATAGAGAACGGTTAATTATAGAAATGAGGTATGGTCTGTACAATGGGAAAGTGAGGACTCAAAGAGAAATAGCAAAGATGCTTGGTATATCTCGTTCCTATGTCTCAAGGATTGAAAAGAAGGCTTTAAATAAGCTTTTTAAAGAGCTTTCCATGTAA
- a CDS encoding YqeG family HAD IIIA-type phosphatase produces MYEKLIPDMIVENIYQIDLDFLKEKGITSLVLDIDNTLVPQKSKFPDKQTIEWLEKMKEEGFKICLISNNTKRRVNEFKEKVGVPGIAWAIKPRKGAFKKALKILDAKPNETALIGDQIFTDIFGGKRAGLYTILVKPLSKEELGWTKLMRRAERHVLKRIERYGD; encoded by the coding sequence ATGTATGAAAAGTTGATTCCTGATATGATAGTGGAAAATATTTATCAAATTGATTTGGATTTTTTAAAAGAAAAAGGAATTACTAGTCTTGTCTTAGATATTGACAACACATTGGTACCTCAAAAATCAAAATTTCCTGATAAACAAACTATCGAATGGTTGGAAAAAATGAAAGAAGAAGGATTTAAAATTTGCCTTATTTCAAATAACACTAAAAGGCGAGTGAATGAATTTAAAGAAAAAGTTGGTGTACCTGGAATAGCTTGGGCTATTAAACCGAGAAAAGGAGCTTTTAAAAAGGCTTTAAAGATTTTAGATGCTAAGCCTAATGAGACTGCTTTGATAGGAGACCAAATATTTACTGATATTTTTGGGGGAAAAAGAGCAGGCTTATATACTATTTTAGTAAAGCCTTTATCGAAAGAGGAATTAGGATGGACTAAGCTTATGAGAAGGGCGGAAAGACATGTACTTAAAAGGATTGAGAGATATGGAGATTAA
- the aroE gene encoding shikimate dehydrogenase has protein sequence MEINSSTKLYGLIGHPVEHSLSPLIHNYAFKSLNLNCVYTAFDVLPEKLEDAVKGAKALGIKGFNVTVPHKEKIIKYLDVVSEEALKIGAVNTVVNEGGILKGYNTDVYGFIDSLTEVGEKIEGRKAVVLGAGGASKAVCVALALKGIDSIIIANRSVERAKDLSEYIKREFKVQCDYCSINEVEEIPEIAMLVNTTSMGMYPNVEDSPVSERVVSKAKFVYDLIYNPFETTFLKHAKKNGIKYSNGLFMLLNQANYSFKLWTGEFFDKNLVYMYLKEGITHNL, from the coding sequence ATGGAGATTAATTCAAGTACTAAATTGTATGGTCTTATAGGTCATCCTGTAGAACATAGTTTATCCCCTTTAATACATAACTACGCTTTTAAGTCTTTAAATTTAAATTGTGTCTACACTGCTTTTGACGTTTTGCCAGAAAAACTTGAAGATGCAGTAAAAGGAGCCAAAGCTTTAGGAATAAAAGGATTTAATGTGACTGTACCTCATAAAGAGAAAATAATTAAATACCTAGATGTGGTCTCAGAAGAAGCATTAAAAATTGGCGCAGTCAATACTGTAGTCAATGAAGGAGGAATATTAAAAGGATATAATACGGATGTCTATGGCTTTATAGACTCATTAACAGAAGTAGGAGAAAAAATTGAAGGGAGGAAAGCTGTTGTTTTAGGAGCTGGTGGGGCTTCTAAGGCAGTTTGTGTCGCTCTTGCTCTAAAAGGGATAGATTCGATAATAATTGCCAATAGAAGTGTTGAAAGAGCAAAAGATTTGTCAGAATATATTAAAAGGGAATTTAAGGTTCAGTGCGATTACTGTAGTATAAATGAAGTAGAAGAAATACCAGAAATAGCCATGCTTGTTAATACTACAAGCATGGGAATGTATCCAAATGTGGAAGATTCACCTGTTAGCGAAAGAGTGGTTTCAAAAGCTAAATTTGTATATGACCTTATTTACAACCCTTTTGAAACTACTTTTTTAAAACATGCGAAAAAGAATGGAATAAAGTATTCTAATGGACTTTTTATGCTACTTAATCAAGCTAATTATTCTTTCAAGTTGTGGACAGGGGAATTTTTCGACAAAAATTTGGTATACATGTATTTAAAAGAAGGAATTACGCATAATTTGTAG
- the gspE gene encoding type II secretion system ATPase GspE translates to MAKKKLGELLVEVGLITEEQLKHAIEVQSKTGEKLGKVLIKLGYVTESQILEALEFQLGIPHVDLQKYYIDPDVAKLIPEAVAKRHTIIPIKKDEDGILVAMADPLNIFALDDVRIITKQNVKPLIASEGSILKAIDRIYGREQAEKAVQDFKKEFQSESQEELPDEILEEVQNAPAVRFVNSIIEQAIKNKASDIHIEPTEKDLRIRFRIDGQLTEAMRTIKSTHAPVVTRVKIMANMNIAERRLPQDGRFDFTTGGKNIDIRVSSLPTVFGEKLVLRLLDKENFIMTKEQLGFEEEDLVLFDKLIKRPNGIVLLTGPTGSGKTTTLYAMLRELNKPNVNIITVEDPVEYSLEGINQVQVNEKAGLTFATALRSILRQDPDIIMIGEIRDTETAEIAIRSAITGHLVLSTLHTNDAAGAVTRLIDMGIEPYLVSSSVVGVIAQRLARKICDNCRISYKASKGEKELLGISENEDITLYKGRGCPVCNKTGYRGRIPIYEIMTVTSDIRELINAKVSSDVIGAQAVKNGMKTLRESAKRLVLQGKTTIDEMIRLTYEE, encoded by the coding sequence ATGGCCAAAAAAAAGCTAGGAGAGCTTTTAGTTGAGGTAGGGCTTATAACAGAAGAACAACTAAAGCACGCAATAGAAGTTCAGAGCAAAACAGGAGAAAAGTTAGGAAAAGTTCTCATTAAATTGGGGTATGTTACAGAAAGCCAAATACTAGAGGCTTTAGAATTTCAATTAGGTATTCCACATGTAGATTTGCAAAAATACTATATTGACCCAGATGTGGCAAAATTAATTCCCGAAGCTGTTGCTAAAAGACATACTATTATTCCTATAAAAAAAGATGAAGATGGTATATTGGTAGCAATGGCAGACCCTCTGAATATTTTTGCACTAGATGATGTGAGAATCATTACGAAACAAAATGTAAAGCCTTTAATTGCTTCTGAAGGAAGCATCTTAAAAGCCATAGATAGAATTTACGGAAGAGAACAGGCAGAAAAAGCAGTACAGGATTTTAAAAAGGAGTTTCAAAGTGAAAGTCAAGAAGAGCTGCCAGATGAGATTCTTGAAGAAGTACAAAACGCGCCTGCTGTACGCTTTGTAAATTCTATAATTGAGCAGGCAATAAAAAATAAGGCTTCAGATATTCACATTGAACCTACTGAAAAAGACCTTAGAATTCGATTTAGGATAGATGGACAATTAACAGAAGCTATGAGGACTATAAAAAGTACCCATGCCCCTGTTGTGACAAGAGTAAAAATTATGGCTAATATGAACATCGCTGAAAGAAGACTTCCTCAAGATGGCAGATTTGATTTTACTACAGGTGGTAAAAATATTGACATAAGAGTTTCTTCGTTGCCCACTGTTTTTGGAGAGAAATTGGTATTGAGGCTTTTAGACAAGGAAAATTTTATAATGACAAAGGAGCAATTAGGTTTTGAAGAAGAGGATCTGGTGCTCTTTGATAAACTTATCAAAAGGCCTAATGGCATTGTGCTTTTGACTGGTCCTACAGGTAGTGGGAAAACCACCACTCTTTATGCAATGCTGAGAGAGCTTAACAAACCCAATGTTAATATAATAACTGTTGAGGACCCTGTTGAGTATTCCCTTGAGGGAATAAACCAGGTACAAGTTAATGAAAAGGCAGGCCTTACCTTTGCGACTGCTCTTAGGTCAATTTTGAGGCAAGACCCTGATATAATTATGATTGGAGAAATTAGAGATACTGAAACTGCTGAGATAGCTATTCGCTCTGCCATAACAGGGCACTTAGTCCTTTCCACTTTGCATACAAATGATGCGGCGGGAGCGGTGACTAGGCTTATAGATATGGGTATAGAGCCTTATCTTGTGTCTTCTTCTGTAGTAGGGGTTATTGCTCAGAGATTGGCGAGAAAAATATGTGATAACTGTAGAATTTCTTATAAAGCTTCCAAAGGCGAAAAAGAGCTATTGGGAATTTCAGAAAATGAAGACATTACTTTATACAAGGGGAGAGGGTGCCCTGTTTGTAATAAAACAGGCTATAGGGGAAGAATTCCTATATATGAGATAATGACTGTTACTTCTGATATTAGAGAGCTTATAAATGCTAAGGTTTCCTCTGATGTTATTGGAGCTCAGGCTGTAAAAAATGGCATGAAAACTTTACGAGAAAGTGCTAAAAGACTTGTATTACAAGGAAAAACTACAATTGATGAAATGATAAGACTAACTTACGAGGAATGA
- a CDS encoding type IV pilus twitching motility protein PilT translates to MDTKELLKLVVERKASDLHITVGVPPVLRINGYLEKLEGEPFTPGQTEEIVKDLLTSEQLKKLEQNGDIDLSYSVTGLGRFRINVYKQRGSYSLAIRSVALRIPTIEELGLPPMLKDLALKARGLILVTGPTGSGKSTTLAAMVDWINSKRTCHILTLEDPIEYLHKHNKSIVNQREIGHDAASYASALRAALREDPDVILVGEMRDLETIQIAITAAETGHLVLSTLHTIGAVKTIDRIIDVFPPHQQQQIKIQLSNVLEGIISQQLIPKKDNSGRVVATEVMIATPAIRNLIREGKTFQIQSAVQTGSKFGMMTMDMSILHLLKRGVISLEDALTYCVDQENFSRMI, encoded by the coding sequence ATGGATACAAAGGAACTTTTAAAATTAGTAGTTGAAAGAAAAGCTTCAGACTTGCATATAACGGTTGGAGTACCTCCAGTTCTTAGAATTAATGGCTATTTAGAAAAATTAGAAGGGGAGCCTTTTACCCCTGGGCAGACTGAAGAAATAGTTAAGGATTTATTGACAAGTGAGCAATTGAAAAAGTTAGAACAAAATGGAGATATTGATTTGTCCTATTCAGTTACAGGATTAGGAAGGTTTAGAATAAATGTATACAAACAAAGGGGAAGTTATAGCCTTGCAATAAGGTCTGTAGCTTTGAGAATACCTACAATAGAGGAATTGGGACTTCCTCCAATGCTTAAAGACTTAGCTTTAAAGGCAAGAGGGCTTATATTGGTAACAGGACCTACTGGCAGTGGTAAATCTACTACACTGGCTGCGATGGTGGATTGGATAAACTCTAAAAGGACTTGTCATATTCTCACATTGGAAGACCCTATAGAATATTTACATAAACACAACAAAAGCATAGTAAATCAAAGAGAGATTGGGCATGATGCGGCATCTTACGCTTCAGCTTTAAGGGCTGCTTTAAGGGAGGACCCGGATGTTATATTAGTGGGAGAGATGAGGGATTTAGAAACCATCCAAATTGCTATAACTGCTGCTGAGACAGGCCATCTTGTTTTGTCCACTCTTCACACAATAGGAGCCGTTAAGACGATCGATAGGATTATTGATGTTTTTCCTCCCCATCAGCAGCAGCAGATAAAAATTCAGCTTTCAAATGTTTTAGAGGGAATTATTTCTCAACAGCTTATACCTAAAAAGGACAACAGCGGCAGAGTAGTTGCGACAGAAGTGATGATTGCTACTCCTGCTATAAGAAATCTCATAAGAGAAGGGAAGACTTTCCAGATACAGTCGGCAGTTCAAACAGGTAGCAAGTTTGGAATGATGACAATGGATATGTCTATTTTACATCTGTTAAAAAGAGGAGTTATTTCTTTGGAGGATGCATTGACCTATTGTGTGGACCAGGAGAATTTTTCTCGCATGATATAG
- a CDS encoding type II secretion system F family protein, with product MPLYAYRARDMGGNLVTGTLEVDSKAQCIDVLKQKNYYIIDIKEEVVKQDILDFGSFKKVKIKDIAVFCRQFATLINAGIPIVTALATIKEQVENKRLKRAISEVYEEVQKGRTLSDAMKKYGDVFPMLLYNMVEVGEVSGTLDKVMNEMADHYEKENELNQKVKSALTYPLIVSVVAVLVVIFLLTNVLPIFVGMFKNAGVQLPLPTRILIAISSSISQYWYFYTGVILVISYSISSFLKTPEGRRIYDRMLLNMPIFGPLNKKILISRFTRTLGTLISAGVPLMKAMEVVEKVVGNTVVAEGLGKAQEDIKKGLPLSEPLKRIGIFPPMVIQMISIGESSGSLDSILNKTADFYDGEVDTAVSQMTTLLEPLIIVMLATVVGFIVISIVMPLFQLYNFIGQ from the coding sequence ATGCCGTTGTATGCATATAGGGCAAGGGATATGGGAGGAAATCTCGTTACAGGGACTTTGGAAGTTGATTCAAAGGCTCAGTGCATTGATGTTTTAAAGCAAAAAAATTATTATATAATTGACATCAAAGAAGAAGTTGTAAAACAGGACATATTAGATTTTGGCTCTTTTAAAAAGGTAAAGATAAAAGATATTGCTGTTTTTTGTAGACAATTTGCTACTTTAATAAATGCAGGTATACCCATCGTGACGGCTTTGGCCACTATTAAGGAGCAAGTGGAGAATAAAAGGCTAAAAAGAGCTATAAGCGAAGTTTATGAGGAAGTTCAAAAGGGAAGGACTTTGTCTGATGCAATGAAAAAATACGGAGATGTTTTTCCTATGCTTCTTTATAACATGGTGGAAGTAGGGGAAGTGAGTGGAACTCTTGATAAAGTAATGAATGAAATGGCGGACCACTATGAGAAGGAAAATGAATTAAATCAAAAAGTAAAGTCTGCTTTGACTTATCCTCTTATTGTATCTGTTGTAGCTGTATTAGTTGTTATTTTTCTTTTGACAAATGTTTTACCTATTTTTGTAGGTATGTTTAAAAATGCTGGAGTTCAGTTGCCTCTTCCCACTCGAATACTTATTGCTATAAGCAGTTCTATATCTCAATATTGGTACTTTTACACAGGAGTAATTTTGGTGATTTCTTATTCGATTTCGAGTTTTTTGAAGACACCTGAAGGAAGGCGCATTTATGACAGAATGCTTTTAAACATGCCAATCTTTGGCCCTCTAAACAAAAAGATTTTAATTTCCAGGTTTACAAGGACTTTAGGAACATTGATAAGTGCTGGTGTACCGCTTATGAAGGCAATGGAAGTAGTAGAAAAAGTTGTGGGTAATACAGTAGTAGCAGAGGGACTTGGGAAAGCTCAAGAGGATATAAAAAAAGGCTTACCCCTTTCAGAACCTTTAAAAAGAATTGGCATTTTCCCGCCAATGGTAATTCAGATGATAAGTATTGGTGAAAGTTCAGGTTCATTGGACAGCATATTAAATAAAACTGCGGATTTTTATGACGGAGAAGTGGATACAGCCGTGTCACAAATGACAACTCTTCTAGAGCCATTAATAATTGTTATGCTGGCGACAGTGGTAGGATTTATAGTTATTTCAATTGTCATGCCGCTGTTCCAATTATACAATTTCATAGGTCAGTGA